TGCCCCGTGCACCCAGAACACCTACTCGCATGGCTGGGAGCCTACTGCCCCCGCCTTATGCGCCACGTCTTTGCACCGCGCTTGCCTCGCGTATGCACCGCACCTGCACCGAACCTGGCACCACACCTTGCACCGCACCTTGCTCCGCGAGGGTGCGTGTTTGTCGGTCGGCACGCCGGGTTTTGTCAGCACTCGGCGCACGCTCGCCGACGGTGAGTGGGCTTCTGTAACTCGCTGTACATCAACACCTTTGACCAATCTGAACCCATTGATCACACCGGTCACAAACCGGGGTTTTCTGTCGGTGTATCGAACTAGTGTTCGAAACATGGCAGCAGAAGTGGAGTCAGCGGTCGCAGCCCTGGACGCGGCGCTCGACACCCTGCTCGCACTCCCCTGCGCCTCGCTCACCGACGCTGCACTGCTGAACATCTGCGCCGCCCTGCAAGACGCCCGCAACCGCATTCCCGCCGTCGAGCACCGCGCCATCGCCGCCCTGGCCGAACAGACCACCCCCACCGCGATCGGCGCCAAATCCTGGCCGGTGGTGCTCGCGACCCGCCTGGGCATCTCAGTCAAGCAAGCCCGCCGCCGCTGCACCGATGCTGCGGAGTTGGGGCCGCGGGTGTCGTTGACCGGCGAAGTACTGGCCCCCAAGCGTGAACACATCGCCGCCGCCCAAACCGACGGGGCACTGACGCCTGATCATGTGGTCGAACTGTTCAAATTCTTCGCCAAATGCCCCGACTGGGTCAGCCACCAGCAGCAATGCCGCATCGAGAAACGACTGGTCACCGGCGCGGTCGGAGCCGACCCCGAAACCGTGCGCCAAGCCGTCGACCACGCCGTGTTCCTGCTCGACCAAGACGGACCCGCCCCCACCGACAACCCACCAAAAAAACCGTTCGGCATCACCTTCGGCCCCCAACAACCCGACGGCTCCTACCACCTGCGCGGCAAAGTCAGCGCCGAATTCAAAGCCACCTTCGACCCCATCGACGAAAAACTGGCCGCCCCCGGCATGTGCAACCCCGCCGACAAGACCCCGTGCATCTCCGGCACACCCTCACAACAACAGATCGACAGCGACCAGCGCACCGCCCCCGAACGACGCCACGACGCCATGCACACCGCGATGCGGCTACTGCTGGCGAACAAAAACCTCGGCCAGATCAACGGCCTACCCGCCACCCTGCTGGTCACCACCACCCTGCAAGAACTCGAAAAAGCCGCCGGAGTCGCCATCACCGCCGGCGGCACCAAACTGTCCATCCCCGACCTGATCCGCCTGGCCTCCCAAGCGCTTCACTACCTCGCCATCTACGACGAACACACCGGGGTTCCCCTCTATTTGGGGCGGGCCCGGCGCACCGCCTCCGCCGGACAACGCCTGGCCATCTGGGCACGCGACCGTGGCTGCACCCGCCCCGGCTGCACCGCCAACGGCTACCGCTGCCAAGCCCACCACGCCACCACTGACTACTCCCAAGGCGGACTCACCGACGCCGACGCCCTCGCCCTGGCCTGCGGATGCGACAACCGCCTCGTCGGCAACCAACCCAACAAATGGACCACCCGCATCAACAACCACGGCCAATGCGAATGGATCCCACCGGCACTCCTCGACCGCGGCCAACACCGCACCAACACCTACCACCACCCCGAAACCCTCCTCGCCAACACCACAAGCGGGGTCACCGACGACAACGCAGACAGCGGGAGCGAGACAAGCCAGACCACCGGCGGCGACACCGGCGCGAAGCACGACACAGACACCGAGCCACACACAGGAACAGTCCGTGGCAACGGCCAAGGCGCATGGGACCTGATCCCAACCGAACCGCTCGACCACAGCGAAAGGCCGGCAATCCCACCCGAACTGCTCAACCACAGCCAACCACCCAACACCAACCACCACCCCGACACCCAGCCCGCAGACCACACCCGAGACACCACAAGCAGCCCCACCACCAGAGATACCAACCGCCACAACGGGAACGGGGACAGAAGCAGCGGCGAGAACAACAACGGCAATGGCGGCGATGGCGAATCAGACTGTCACCCAGCATGATCGTGCCGCCCACACCACGGACGGAAACAGAACGAGCCCCGCCGTCCCCACGTGTGGCGTCCCGACACGAGAACACTCCGAGGACACCGGAGTGGGCCACTCACGTGCGTACTCATCACAACGTTGTCGCGATGTGCGAACGTACGGCGACGATCTCGTCGAGCACCGGGAAGAGGGCGACGACGAATAACCCGAATCAGCAAGTGACGTCGACGTATACCGTCTTCGCCGTCACGCTGGTACGCAGATCGTTCATGGCCCCAGGAAATCCCGAGTCGGTGCGCGTGAACGTCTGCCCGGGCCGAATCGCCTTCACCGCACAGCCATCCAACGAACCGGCGCCTACGGTGTTGACCACGACGTGATAACCCTGCGCCCGAAGCTCGCTGACAGTCTGCGACGGCGACGACGGACCCTCCGGCGCGGCGGAAGCGATGCCGGCTGAACCCAGGACCGTACCGACAGCCGCGGCTGCTGAAGCACACGCGACCACCAAGAGAGACTTCATTGCAATTCCTTCGCTGTTTTTCCGTGAGGCCAGAACGGCCGACACCTCATGACACGACGGCGCACGAATGCAGGTTCAACCGCAAGTCATTACCGATTCATTACCGGGTGAACGGGAGGAACCGATTTACGGTGAGCTATGCGACTCGTACCGGTAGTGCTCGCGGTCCTGGCAGTCACGGCGTGTGCGAACAGCGTGAACGCCGACGATCGAACCCTCGACGGCCGCACGTTCGTCTCGGTGGAGGTCGAGGGCGAACAGATCCCTGGCGGCGGCCCGTTGACCGTGCAGTTCGACGGCGGGCAGATCAGTACGTTTGCCGGGTGCAACCACGGGTCGGGGACGGCCGACCTCTCGGAGGGCCATATCGCGACGCAACTCGCCAGCACGATGATGGCCTGCCCGCGACCGGTCGGCGATGCCGATCAGTGGATGTCACGGTTCTTCGACGCCCGGCCGTCGTGGTCGCTCGACGGTGACACGCTCGTCCTCCAGACCGACAGCGCCACCGTCACACTGCAGGACAAGAAGGTGGTCCATCCGGATCGTCCCCTCACCGGAACCACGTGGCAGGTGACAAGCCTCGTGTCGTCACAGTCGGTCAGCACGTCGCGCGCCCTGCAGGACTCGAAGCCCACGCTGACAATCGCCGACGACGGCACCGTCACCGGGTTCACCGGCTGCAATCAGTTCAACGGGCACGCCGAGGTGTCCGGCACCCCGGCGATCATCGAGTTCGGGCCGCTGGCAACGACACGCAAAGCGTGCCAGGAAGACATCGACGACGTCGAACGTGCCGTGCTGCGGGTGCTGGCGGGCAAGGTGCAGACCGAGATCGCCTCCGATGAACTCCGCCTGACCGGTGCGGACGGTTACGGCCTGGTGCTGCGGGCCCAGTAGCCACACACAGTCACAGCGGTGACGCGCCCCGCAGATGCTCGAAGATCAGCGACGTCTGCGTGCCCGCCACGTCGGAATCGGCATTGAGGTTCTCCACCACGAACTTTCGCAGGTCCTCGGTGTCGCGGGCGGCCACGTGCAGGATGAAGTCGTCCCCGCCGGCGAGAAAGTACACGTCCATCACCTGAGGCCGTGTCCGGATCTGCGCGATGAAGCTGCGGATCTTGCCGCGGGCGTTGGATTGCAGGCTGACCGAGATCATCGCCTGAAGCCCCAGTCCGACAGCCGCCGGGTCTATATCGGTGTAGAACCCGCGGATCACACCGATCTCCTGCAGGCGGCGAACCCGCCCGTGGCAGGTCGAAGGAGCGATGCCGACGAGTTCGGCGAGCGCACTGTTGGGCATGCGCGCATCGTCGTGCAGGGCCAGCAGGATACGGCGGTCGACGTCATCGAGATCGCGGGCCCGAACATCCTTCGGCGAACCGGGCGTTTGGCCGCCCATGGATGATGATCCTTCAGTCACAGCACGATCTTAGCGAATCTTCGACACAGATATTGATCAGTATCCGAAGGTTCTTCACACTTAAAGATGACACTACCCCTTCTGAAGGAGCGATCATGCTCGTCGGAATCCCGACCGAGATCAAGAACAACGAGTACCGAGTCGCCATCACCCCCGCCGGTGTGGCAGAGCTGACCCGCAGAGGTCACGAGGTGATCATCCAGGCCGGCGCAGGTGAGGGCTCGGCCATCTCGGATCGTGACTTCAAGGCCGCCGGCGCCGAGATCGTCAACTCCGCTGACCAGGTGTGGTCCGACGCCGAACTGTTGCTCAAGGTGAAGGAACCGATCGAGGCCGAGTACGCGCGCATGCGCAAGGGCCAAACGCTGTTCACCTACCTCCACCTCGCGGCGTCCAAGCCGTGCACCGACGCACTGCTCGAATCCGGCACCACGTCGATCGCGTACGAGACCGTGCAGACCGCGGACGGCGCGCTGCCGCTGCTGGCACCGATGAGCGAGGTTGCCGGCCGGCTCTCTGCCCAGGTCGGCGCGTACCACCTGATGCGTAGCCACGGCGGCCGCGGCGTGCTGATGGGTGGCGTCCCCGGTGTCGCCCCCGCTGAGGTCGTCGTGATCGGCGCGGGCACTGCGGGTTACAACGCTGCGCGCGTGGCCGCGGGTATGGGTGCCCACGTGACGGTGTTCGACCTCAACATCAACACGCTCCGCCGTGTCGACGGCGAGTTCGGCGGACGTATCGAGACCCGGTACTCATCGAGCCTGGAACTGGAAGAAGCCGTCAAGCGGGCCGACCTGGTGATCGGCGCGGTCCTGGTCCCCGGCGCCAAGGCTCCCAAGCTGGTCAGCAATTCGACTGTCGCGCACAT
This genomic window from Mycolicibacterium goodii contains:
- the ald gene encoding alanine dehydrogenase yields the protein MLVGIPTEIKNNEYRVAITPAGVAELTRRGHEVIIQAGAGEGSAISDRDFKAAGAEIVNSADQVWSDAELLLKVKEPIEAEYARMRKGQTLFTYLHLAASKPCTDALLESGTTSIAYETVQTADGALPLLAPMSEVAGRLSAQVGAYHLMRSHGGRGVLMGGVPGVAPAEVVVIGAGTAGYNAARVAAGMGAHVTVFDLNINTLRRVDGEFGGRIETRYSSSLELEEAVKRADLVIGAVLVPGAKAPKLVSNSTVAHMKSGAVLVDIAIDQGGCFEDSRPTTHDDPTFNVHDTVFYCVANMPGAVPRTSTFALTNSTMPYVLKLADKGWQDACAADPALAKGLSTHDGKLLSEAVAKDLELPYTDPAEFLK
- a CDS encoding HNH endonuclease signature motif containing protein — its product is MAAEVESAVAALDAALDTLLALPCASLTDAALLNICAALQDARNRIPAVEHRAIAALAEQTTPTAIGAKSWPVVLATRLGISVKQARRRCTDAAELGPRVSLTGEVLAPKREHIAAAQTDGALTPDHVVELFKFFAKCPDWVSHQQQCRIEKRLVTGAVGADPETVRQAVDHAVFLLDQDGPAPTDNPPKKPFGITFGPQQPDGSYHLRGKVSAEFKATFDPIDEKLAAPGMCNPADKTPCISGTPSQQQIDSDQRTAPERRHDAMHTAMRLLLANKNLGQINGLPATLLVTTTLQELEKAAGVAITAGGTKLSIPDLIRLASQALHYLAIYDEHTGVPLYLGRARRTASAGQRLAIWARDRGCTRPGCTANGYRCQAHHATTDYSQGGLTDADALALACGCDNRLVGNQPNKWTTRINNHGQCEWIPPALLDRGQHRTNTYHHPETLLANTTSGVTDDNADSGSETSQTTGGDTGAKHDTDTEPHTGTVRGNGQGAWDLIPTEPLDHSERPAIPPELLNHSQPPNTNHHPDTQPADHTRDTTSSPTTRDTNRHNGNGDRSSGENNNGNGGDGESDCHPA
- a CDS encoding Lrp/AsnC family transcriptional regulator — protein: MGGQTPGSPKDVRARDLDDVDRRILLALHDDARMPNSALAELVGIAPSTCHGRVRRLQEIGVIRGFYTDIDPAAVGLGLQAMISVSLQSNARGKIRSFIAQIRTRPQVMDVYFLAGGDDFILHVAARDTEDLRKFVVENLNADSDVAGTQTSLIFEHLRGASPL
- a CDS encoding META domain-containing protein, encoding MRLVPVVLAVLAVTACANSVNADDRTLDGRTFVSVEVEGEQIPGGGPLTVQFDGGQISTFAGCNHGSGTADLSEGHIATQLASTMMACPRPVGDADQWMSRFFDARPSWSLDGDTLVLQTDSATVTLQDKKVVHPDRPLTGTTWQVTSLVSSQSVSTSRALQDSKPTLTIADDGTVTGFTGCNQFNGHAEVSGTPAIIEFGPLATTRKACQEDIDDVERAVLRVLAGKVQTEIASDELRLTGADGYGLVLRAQ